The proteins below come from a single Streptomyces sp. MRC013 genomic window:
- a CDS encoding MurR/RpiR family transcriptional regulator, protein MSDTPGVRLQALFEGHRLTPTQRRIAHWMVRRAADVPFLSSVELAELAGVSQPSVTRFAVALGFDGYPALRRHLREVAPAEPARVAPGEAPEGTTGANEYQQAVHAEIENLRHLAELLADPAPVERAGRLLAASRPLPVLGLRAAAAQARGFAYFAAKVHPDVRVLDEGGSMLADRVDAAVRAGATVLLCFALPRHPREVLDALEYARAAGLTVVTVADSAFAPVARHSDLLLPAAVGTALAFDTACGPMLLGRALLEAMCDGLPEAQARLEEFDARAAARGLFVE, encoded by the coding sequence ATGAGCGACACCCCCGGCGTACGGTTGCAGGCGCTGTTCGAGGGGCACCGGCTGACGCCGACGCAGCGGCGGATCGCCCATTGGATGGTGCGGCGCGCCGCCGACGTGCCGTTCCTGTCCAGCGTGGAGCTGGCCGAGCTGGCCGGGGTCAGCCAGCCGTCCGTCACCCGCTTCGCCGTCGCCCTCGGTTTCGACGGCTACCCCGCGCTGCGCAGGCACCTGCGGGAGGTCGCCCCCGCCGAGCCCGCCCGCGTCGCCCCGGGCGAGGCGCCCGAGGGGACGACGGGGGCCAACGAGTACCAGCAGGCCGTCCACGCCGAGATCGAGAACCTGCGCCACCTCGCGGAACTGCTCGCCGACCCCGCGCCGGTCGAGCGGGCCGGCCGGCTGCTCGCCGCCTCCCGCCCCCTGCCCGTCCTCGGGCTGCGCGCCGCCGCCGCCCAGGCCCGCGGCTTCGCGTACTTCGCCGCCAAGGTCCATCCGGACGTCCGGGTGCTCGACGAGGGCGGGTCGATGCTCGCCGACCGCGTCGACGCCGCCGTACGGGCCGGGGCCACCGTCCTGCTCTGCTTCGCGCTGCCCCGCCACCCGCGCGAGGTCCTCGACGCCCTGGAGTACGCCAGGGCCGCCGGGCTGACCGTGGTGACCGTCGCCGACTCGGCGTTCGCGCCGGTCGCCCGCCACAGCGACCTGCTGCTCCCGGCCGCCGTCGGCACCGCCCTCGCCTTCGACACGGCGTGCGGGCCGATGCTCCTCGGGCGGGCGCTGCTGGAGGCGATGTGCGACGGGTTGCCGGAGGCGCAGGCGCGGCTGGAGGAGTTCGACGCGCGGGCCGCCGCGCGCGGGCTGTTCGTCGAGTAG
- a CDS encoding diaminopimelate decarboxylase, whose amino-acid sequence MASDRRDRAVRAAVGHALPSAAEPVVALLDTAGVRASAAALRAAFAAVTDAPVLHAFAVKASPLVPVLRLLYEQGLGAEVASPGELALARAAGVPPHLTVLDSPAKTTAELREALALGVAVNADSPQELARLDALVPAAAPAGPPPLGLRVNAQVGGGTIDALATATDTSKFGVGLRDAGAREWIVRAFLDRPWLTRLHTHSGSQGVPLARMAAGVRAVYELAEEINAAAGRRQVDTVDIGGGLPVNFASDEEAPTHEAYARLLAAEVPGLFDGRYGLVTEFGRSLLAKHGTVLARVEYTKTSGSRPIAVTHAGVQVAARTVYAPAAWPLRISAYDARGRPKAGPAVDQDVAGPACFAGDLLAAARALPRLVPGDVVAALDTGAYYFAHHYAYNSLPRPGVYGYAVRPDGTVRFTTVRPPQPLSEIVAEAGGDRRDALVRE is encoded by the coding sequence ATGGCTTCCGACCGTCGCGACCGGGCCGTCCGCGCAGCCGTCGGGCACGCGCTGCCCTCCGCCGCCGAACCCGTCGTCGCCCTCCTCGACACCGCCGGCGTCCGCGCCTCCGCCGCCGCCCTGCGCGCCGCGTTCGCCGCCGTCACCGACGCGCCCGTGCTGCACGCCTTCGCCGTCAAGGCGTCCCCGCTCGTCCCCGTCCTGCGCCTGCTGTACGAGCAGGGGCTGGGCGCCGAGGTCGCCAGCCCCGGCGAGCTGGCCCTGGCGCGCGCGGCCGGCGTCCCGCCGCACCTGACCGTCCTCGACTCGCCCGCCAAGACCACCGCCGAGCTGCGTGAGGCCCTGGCCCTCGGCGTCGCCGTCAACGCCGACAGCCCCCAGGAGCTGGCCCGCCTCGACGCCCTCGTGCCGGCCGCGGCCCCCGCCGGCCCGCCGCCCCTCGGCCTGCGGGTGAACGCGCAGGTCGGCGGCGGCACGATCGACGCCCTGGCGACCGCCACCGACACGTCGAAGTTCGGCGTCGGCCTGCGCGACGCCGGGGCGCGCGAATGGATCGTGCGGGCGTTCCTGGACCGCCCGTGGCTGACGCGCCTGCACACCCACTCCGGCTCCCAGGGCGTCCCGCTCGCCCGCATGGCGGCCGGGGTCCGCGCCGTGTACGAGCTCGCCGAGGAGATCAACGCGGCGGCCGGGCGGCGCCAGGTCGACACGGTCGACATCGGCGGCGGCCTCCCGGTGAACTTCGCGTCGGACGAGGAGGCCCCGACGCACGAGGCGTACGCGCGGCTGCTCGCCGCCGAGGTGCCGGGGCTGTTCGACGGGAGGTACGGGCTGGTCACCGAGTTCGGCCGGTCGCTGCTGGCCAAGCACGGCACGGTGCTCGCCCGCGTCGAGTACACCAAGACCTCCGGTTCGAGGCCGATCGCCGTCACCCACGCCGGCGTCCAGGTCGCCGCGCGCACCGTGTACGCCCCCGCGGCCTGGCCGCTGCGGATCTCCGCGTACGACGCGCGGGGGCGGCCCAAGGCCGGGCCGGCCGTCGACCAGGACGTGGCCGGGCCCGCGTGCTTCGCCGGGGACCTGCTGGCCGCGGCCCGGGCGCTGCCGCGGCTCGTACCGGGCGACGTGGTGGCGGCGCTGGACACCGGCGCCTACTACTTCGCGCACCACTACGCGTACAACTCCCTGCCCAGACCGGGTGTGTACGGGTACGCGGTCCGGCCGGACGGCACGGTGCGGTTCACCACCGTGCGGCCGCCGCAGCCGCTCTCGGAGATCGTCGCGGAGGCGGGCGGGGACCGGAGGGACGCGCTGGTGCGGGAGTAG
- the hutU gene encoding urocanate hydratase: MSGPRPVRAPRGTELSALGWQQEAALRMLQNNLDPEVAEHPDKLVVYGGTGKAARDWRSFDAMVRTLRTLKQDETMLVQSGRPVGVLQTHEWAPRVLIANSNLVGDWANWEEFRRLEALGLTMYGQMTAGSWIYIGTQGILQGTYETFAAVAEKKFGGTLAGTITLTAGLGGMGGAQPLAVTMNDGVAICVDCDPRAIERRIEHRYLDVRADSLDHALRLAVEARDDRRPLSIGVLGNAAELVPQLLATGAPIDIVTDQTSAHDPLSYLPVGTAFEDMADAAAKDPAGFTTRARESMAKHVEAMVGFMDAGAEVFDYGNSIRGEARLAGYDRAFAFPGFVPAYIRPLFCEGKGPFRWAALSGEASDIARTDKAILDLFPENESLARWIKMAGERVHFQGLPARICWLGYGERDRAGERFNDMVASGELAAPLAIGRDHLDCGSVASPYRETEAMLDGSDAIADWPLLNAMVNVASGASWVSLHHGGGVGMGRSIHAGQVTVADGTKLAGEKVRRVLTNDPGMGVIRHVDAGYDRADEVAAERGVRVPMREEA, from the coding sequence ATGTCAGGACCCCGACCCGTACGGGCCCCGCGCGGTACGGAACTGAGCGCCCTGGGGTGGCAGCAGGAGGCCGCCCTGCGGATGCTGCAGAACAACCTCGACCCCGAGGTCGCCGAGCACCCCGACAAGCTCGTCGTCTACGGCGGCACCGGCAAGGCCGCCCGCGACTGGCGGTCCTTCGACGCCATGGTCCGCACGCTGCGCACCCTGAAGCAGGACGAGACGATGCTCGTCCAGTCCGGCCGCCCGGTCGGCGTCCTGCAGACCCACGAGTGGGCCCCGCGCGTCCTGATCGCCAACTCCAACCTGGTCGGCGACTGGGCGAACTGGGAGGAGTTCCGCCGCCTGGAGGCCCTGGGCCTCACCATGTACGGACAGATGACCGCGGGCTCCTGGATCTACATCGGCACCCAGGGCATCCTGCAGGGCACCTACGAGACGTTCGCCGCCGTCGCCGAGAAGAAGTTCGGCGGCACCCTGGCCGGGACGATCACCCTCACCGCCGGCCTCGGCGGCATGGGCGGCGCCCAGCCGCTCGCCGTCACCATGAACGACGGCGTCGCGATCTGCGTCGACTGCGACCCGCGCGCCATCGAGCGCCGCATCGAGCACCGCTACCTGGACGTGCGGGCCGACTCCCTCGACCACGCCCTCCGGCTCGCCGTCGAGGCCCGCGACGACCGCCGCCCCCTGTCGATCGGCGTCCTCGGCAACGCCGCCGAGCTGGTGCCGCAGCTCCTCGCGACGGGCGCCCCCATCGACATCGTCACCGACCAGACCTCGGCCCACGACCCGCTGTCGTACCTGCCGGTCGGCACCGCCTTCGAGGACATGGCGGACGCGGCCGCCAAGGACCCGGCCGGGTTCACCACCCGTGCGCGCGAGTCGATGGCGAAGCACGTCGAGGCGATGGTCGGCTTCATGGACGCCGGCGCGGAGGTCTTCGACTACGGCAACTCCATCCGCGGCGAGGCGCGGCTCGCCGGGTACGACCGGGCGTTCGCCTTCCCCGGCTTCGTCCCCGCGTACATCCGCCCGCTGTTCTGCGAGGGCAAGGGCCCCTTCCGCTGGGCGGCCCTGTCGGGCGAGGCGTCCGACATCGCCAGGACCGACAAGGCGATCCTCGACCTGTTCCCGGAGAACGAGTCGCTGGCCCGCTGGATCAAGATGGCCGGCGAGCGCGTCCACTTCCAGGGCCTGCCCGCCCGCATCTGCTGGCTCGGCTACGGCGAGCGCGACCGCGCCGGCGAGCGCTTCAACGACATGGTGGCCTCCGGCGAGCTGGCCGCCCCCCTCGCCATCGGCCGCGACCACCTCGACTGCGGCTCCGTCGCCTCCCCGTACCGGGAGACCGAGGCGATGCTCGACGGCTCGGACGCCATCGCGGACTGGCCGCTGCTCAACGCCATGGTCAACGTCGCCTCCGGCGCGTCCTGGGTCTCCCTCCACCACGGCGGCGGCGTCGGCATGGGCCGCTCCATCCACGCGGGCCAGGTCACGGTCGCGGACGGCACGAAGCTCGCCGGCGAGAAGGTCCGCCGGGTCCTCACCAACGACCCCGGCATGGGCGTCATCCGCCACGTGGACGCGGGCTACGACCGCGCCGACGAGGTCGCCGCCGAGCGCGGCGTCCGGGTCCCCATGCGGGAGGAGGCGTGA
- a CDS encoding allantoate amidohydrolase, producing MWDGLRGIGRDAGSGGYRRYAWTGADADCRAWFREQAEARGLAYETDRNGNQWAWLGDPRGTDAVVTGSHLDSVPDGGAFDGPLGVVSSFAAVDELLRRGAAPARPLAVVNFGDEEGARFGLACVGSRLTSGQLTKDAAYALRDGGGTSLPQAMEAAGYDPAAIGPDPERLARIGAFVELHVEQGRALDLSGDPVGIASAIWPHGRWRYDFRGEANHAGTTRLADRRDPMLPYAETVLAARREAELAGAVATFGKVAVEPNGVNAIPSLVRGWLDSRAADQAALDAVTAAVEAAAREAADRQGVDLTVVRESFTPVVDFAHALRDELGKILDRGGDRPVPVLGTGAGHDAGILSASVPTAMLFVRNPTGVSHSPAEFAAEDDCAAGVHALADVLEGLACR from the coding sequence ATGTGGGACGGCCTGCGCGGGATCGGCCGCGACGCCGGCTCCGGCGGCTACCGCCGCTACGCCTGGACCGGCGCCGACGCCGACTGCCGCGCCTGGTTCCGGGAGCAGGCCGAGGCCCGGGGCCTGGCCTACGAGACCGACCGCAACGGCAACCAGTGGGCCTGGCTGGGCGACCCGCGGGGCACGGACGCCGTCGTCACCGGCTCCCACCTGGACTCCGTCCCGGACGGCGGCGCGTTCGACGGCCCCCTCGGCGTCGTCTCCTCCTTCGCCGCCGTCGACGAACTCCTCCGCCGGGGCGCCGCCCCCGCCCGCCCCCTCGCCGTGGTGAACTTCGGCGACGAGGAGGGCGCCCGCTTCGGCCTCGCCTGCGTCGGCTCCCGCCTCACGTCGGGGCAGCTGACGAAGGACGCCGCGTACGCGCTGCGCGACGGCGGCGGGACGAGCCTGCCGCAGGCCATGGAGGCGGCCGGGTACGACCCGGCGGCCATCGGACCCGACCCGGAGCGCCTCGCCCGGATCGGCGCGTTCGTGGAGCTGCACGTCGAGCAGGGCCGCGCCCTGGACCTCTCCGGCGACCCCGTCGGCATCGCCTCCGCGATCTGGCCGCACGGCCGCTGGCGGTACGACTTCCGGGGCGAGGCGAACCACGCCGGCACCACCCGCCTCGCGGACCGCCGCGACCCGATGCTGCCGTACGCCGAGACGGTCCTGGCGGCCCGCCGCGAGGCGGAACTGGCCGGCGCCGTCGCCACGTTCGGCAAGGTCGCCGTCGAACCGAACGGCGTCAACGCCATCCCGTCCCTGGTCCGCGGCTGGCTCGACTCGCGCGCCGCCGACCAGGCGGCGCTCGACGCCGTCACGGCGGCCGTGGAGGCCGCCGCGCGGGAGGCCGCCGACCGGCAGGGCGTCGACCTCACCGTCGTACGCGAGTCGTTCACCCCGGTCGTCGACTTCGCCCACGCGCTGCGCGACGAGCTCGGGAAGATCCTCGACCGGGGCGGCGACCGCCCCGTGCCCGTCCTGGGCACGGGTGCCGGACACGACGCGGGCATCCTGTCCGCCTCCGTCCCGACCGCGATGCTGTTCGTCCGCAACCCCACGGGCGTCTCGCACTCCCCGGCGGAGTTCGCCGCCGAGGACGACTGCGCGGCCGGCGTGCACGCCCTCGCCGACGTACTGGAGGGCCTGGCGTGCCGATGA
- the hutI gene encoding imidazolonepropionase: MNSGNEPANSDPATAGPDTTNSAVAPAATAATLITNIAGLVTNDPSLGWGSPRSSKFESGGGSPLGLIRDAAVAIEGDRVVWIGEASKAPATDNRVDVGGRAVIPGFVDSHSHLVFAGDRTAEFNARMSGRPYAAGGIRTTVAATRAATDAELEANLTRYLGEALRQGTTTFETKSGYGLTVEDEARALRIAARHTDEVTYLGAHVVPRDHADDPARYVALVTGEMLDACAPHARWIDVFCEKGAFDGDQARAILTAGRARGLHPRVHANQLSYGPGVQLAVELDAASADHCTHLTDEDVDALANGSTVATLLPGAEFSTRAQWPDARRLLDAGVTVALSTDCNPGSSFTSSMPFCIALAVRDMGMTPDEAVWSATAGGAAALRRGDIGRLTPGARADLAVLDAPSHVHLAYRPGVPLVTRVWRAGVRVAGRAAAGPAVPE; encoded by the coding sequence ATGAACAGCGGCAACGAACCCGCGAACAGCGACCCCGCGACCGCGGGCCCCGACACGACGAACAGCGCCGTCGCGCCGGCGGCCACCGCGGCCACGCTCATCACGAACATCGCCGGCCTGGTCACCAACGACCCCTCCCTCGGATGGGGGTCCCCCCGCTCGAGCAAGTTCGAGAGCGGGGGAGGGTCCCCCCTCGGACTGATCCGCGACGCGGCGGTCGCCATCGAGGGCGACCGCGTCGTCTGGATCGGTGAGGCCAGCAAAGCACCCGCCACCGACAACCGCGTCGACGTCGGCGGACGGGCCGTGATCCCCGGCTTCGTCGACTCCCACTCGCACCTCGTCTTCGCCGGGGACCGCACCGCCGAGTTCAACGCCCGCATGTCCGGCCGCCCGTACGCGGCGGGCGGCATCCGCACCACGGTCGCCGCCACCCGCGCCGCCACCGACGCCGAACTGGAGGCGAACCTCACCCGCTACCTGGGCGAGGCGCTCCGCCAGGGCACCACGACCTTCGAGACGAAGTCCGGCTACGGCCTGACCGTCGAGGACGAGGCGCGGGCGCTGCGCATCGCGGCCCGCCACACCGACGAGGTCACCTACCTCGGTGCGCACGTCGTCCCCCGGGACCACGCCGACGACCCGGCCCGGTACGTGGCCCTGGTCACCGGGGAGATGCTCGACGCGTGCGCGCCGCACGCCCGCTGGATCGACGTGTTCTGCGAGAAGGGCGCCTTCGACGGCGACCAGGCCCGCGCGATCCTCACCGCGGGCAGGGCCCGCGGCCTGCACCCGCGCGTCCACGCCAACCAGCTTTCGTACGGGCCCGGCGTGCAACTGGCGGTGGAGCTGGACGCGGCGAGCGCCGACCACTGCACCCACCTGACGGACGAGGACGTGGACGCCCTCGCCAACGGCTCGACCGTCGCGACGCTGCTGCCCGGCGCCGAGTTCTCCACCCGCGCGCAGTGGCCCGACGCGCGCCGCCTGCTGGACGCGGGCGTGACGGTGGCGCTGTCCACGGACTGCAACCCCGGCTCGTCGTTCACCTCGTCGATGCCGTTCTGCATCGCCCTGGCGGTACGGGACATGGGCATGACGCCCGACGAGGCGGTGTGGTCCGCCACGGCGGGCGGCGCGGCGGCCCTCCGCCGCGGCGACATCGGCCGCCTCACCCCCGGCGCCCGCGCCGACCTGGCGGTCCTGGACGCCCCGTCCCACGTCCACCTGGCCTACCGCCCCGGCGTCCCGCTGGTCACCCGGGTCTGGCGCGCCGGCGTCCGGGTCGCCGGCCGAGCGGCGGCCGGACCGGCGGTGCCCGAGTGA
- a CDS encoding DUF4287 domain-containing protein translates to MTQQARPKGPASYFPSIEKRYGRPVAEWRDLIRSSPLTRHGELVAWLKDAHGLGHGHANALVAHTLAERA, encoded by the coding sequence ATGACGCAGCAGGCACGGCCGAAGGGCCCCGCGAGCTACTTCCCGTCGATAGAGAAGAGGTACGGACGGCCCGTCGCGGAGTGGAGGGACCTGATCCGCTCCTCCCCGCTGACCCGGCACGGGGAGCTCGTCGCCTGGCTCAAGGACGCGCACGGCCTCGGCCACGGCCATGCGAACGCCCTGGTCGCCCACACCCTCGCCGAGCGGGCCTGA
- a CDS encoding class I SAM-dependent methyltransferase: protein MTTITRQEAFLRRFHAERPGVTGEALVRGAGPDGRSSYAMLGDLVRGAGAVLDLGCGDGVLLELLAREAGAPAGRVLAGVDLSAEALAAARGRAGVPAGAALVQGRGQRLPFADGVFDACVSHLVLMLVDDVERVAAEVARVLAPGGVLACVVGGGAVPGGDDAYGRFQPLLRAAVEALPAGRRVPRLGDPRTRTREGLDGLLRAAGFGPVVRETVPLRLDGTAEEVWGAVSGLYDLAPLSGPDTAALRGAFLAEVAPLAGPDGRVPCVLRLHLVRTALAAG from the coding sequence ATGACGACGATCACGCGGCAAGAGGCGTTCCTGCGGCGGTTCCACGCCGAGCGGCCCGGCGTCACCGGGGAGGCACTGGTGCGGGGCGCCGGGCCCGACGGGCGGTCCAGCTACGCGATGCTGGGCGACCTGGTCCGCGGGGCGGGCGCGGTGCTCGACCTGGGGTGCGGCGACGGGGTGCTGCTGGAGCTGCTCGCGCGGGAGGCGGGCGCCCCCGCCGGGCGGGTGCTGGCCGGGGTGGACCTGTCGGCCGAGGCGCTGGCCGCGGCGCGCGGGCGGGCCGGGGTGCCCGCCGGGGCGGCGCTGGTGCAGGGGCGGGGGCAGCGGCTGCCGTTCGCGGACGGGGTCTTCGACGCCTGCGTGTCGCACCTGGTGCTGATGCTGGTGGACGACGTGGAGCGGGTCGCCGCCGAGGTGGCGCGCGTCCTCGCGCCGGGCGGCGTCCTCGCGTGCGTGGTGGGCGGCGGGGCCGTCCCCGGCGGCGACGACGCGTACGGACGGTTCCAGCCGCTGCTGCGGGCCGCCGTGGAGGCCCTGCCCGCCGGGCGGCGCGTCCCGAGGCTGGGCGACCCCCGGACCCGTACCCGCGAGGGCCTCGACGGGCTGCTGCGGGCCGCCGGCTTCGGGCCCGTCGTCCGGGAGACCGTGCCGCTGCGGCTCGACGGGACCGCGGAGGAGGTGTGGGGGGCCGTCTCGGGCCTGTACGACCTGGCGCCGCTGTCCGGGCCGGACACGGCGGCGCTGCGCGGGGCGTTCCTCGCGGAGGTCGCCCCGCTCGCCGGCCCGGACGGGCGCGTCCCGTGCGTCCTGCGCCTGCACCTCGTCCGGACGGCCCTGGCCGCCGGCTGA
- a CDS encoding RNA polymerase sigma factor SigF, with amino-acid sequence MSPRLDETRTQNAASATSPRGIHPSGLPDLPPIPPYDEVGPLDARALSKTLFARLETLDEGTPEHAYVRNTLVELNLALVKFAASRFRTRSEPMEDIVQVGTIGLIKAIDRFELSREVEFPTFAMPTIIGEIKRFFRDTSWSVRVPRRLQELRLDLARAGDELAQELDRSPTVGELAERLGISRDEVAEGMAASNAYTASSLDAQPEEDDSEGALADRIGYEDHGLEGVEYVESLKPLIASLSPRDREILSLRFVAGLTQSQIGEELDISQMHVSRLLSRTLAKLREGLTLEE; translated from the coding sequence ATGTCACCCCGGCTCGACGAGACGCGTACCCAGAACGCGGCGTCGGCAACATCCCCCCGCGGGATCCACCCGTCCGGCCTCCCGGACCTCCCCCCCATCCCCCCGTACGACGAGGTCGGGCCCCTCGACGCGCGAGCGCTCTCCAAGACGCTCTTCGCCCGGCTCGAGACCCTCGACGAGGGCACCCCCGAGCACGCGTACGTCCGCAACACGCTGGTCGAGCTGAACCTCGCCCTGGTGAAGTTCGCCGCCTCCCGGTTCCGGACGCGCAGCGAGCCGATGGAGGACATCGTCCAGGTGGGCACGATCGGCCTGATCAAGGCGATCGACCGCTTCGAGCTGAGCCGCGAGGTCGAGTTCCCCACCTTCGCCATGCCGACGATCATCGGCGAGATCAAGCGGTTCTTCCGCGACACGTCCTGGTCGGTGCGGGTCCCGCGGCGTCTCCAGGAGCTGCGGCTGGACCTGGCGAGGGCCGGCGACGAGCTGGCCCAGGAGCTGGACCGCTCGCCGACCGTCGGAGAGCTCGCCGAGCGGCTCGGCATCAGCAGGGACGAGGTCGCCGAGGGCATGGCGGCGAGCAACGCCTACACCGCCAGTTCCCTGGACGCCCAGCCGGAGGAGGACGACTCCGAGGGCGCCCTGGCCGACCGCATCGGCTACGAGGACCACGGACTGGAGGGCGTCGAGTACGTCGAGTCCCTGAAGCCGCTGATCGCGTCGCTGTCGCCCAGGGACCGCGAGATCCTCTCGCTGCGGTTCGTCGCCGGGCTCACCCAGTCGCAGATCGGCGAGGAGCTGGACATCTCCCAGATGCACGTCTCCCGGCTGCTCTCGCGCACGCTGGCGAAGCTCCGCGAGGGCCTGACCCTGGAGGAGTGA
- a CDS encoding STAS domain-containing protein — MGRETVGSANQGRLRVGVRTEGSSEILTPVGELDHHTAELLREPLEAAITQGCARLVVDCSELEFCDSTGLNVLLGARLKAEAAGGAVHLVAMRPAVARVFEITGASVVFEVHDSLEAALTQ; from the coding sequence ATGGGCCGCGAGACGGTCGGCAGCGCGAATCAGGGCCGGCTTCGTGTAGGGGTCCGGACGGAAGGTTCGAGTGAGATCCTGACGCCGGTGGGTGAGCTCGATCACCACACTGCGGAGCTGCTGCGCGAGCCTTTGGAGGCGGCGATCACCCAGGGCTGCGCGCGCCTGGTGGTCGACTGCTCGGAGTTGGAGTTCTGCGACTCGACGGGGCTGAACGTGCTCCTCGGCGCGCGGCTGAAGGCCGAGGCCGCCGGCGGCGCGGTCCACCTGGTCGCGATGCGGCCCGCCGTGGCCCGGGTGTTCGAGATCACGGGGGCCTCCGTGGTCTTCGAGGTCCACGACTCCCTGGAAGCGGCGCTGACCCAGTAG
- a CDS encoding ATP-binding protein — MGAAQQQPPSGLGPEPDRPGTPSVQRVAPDGASEGRRSHHETRRLPLDGASGIVPLARDFTRQALYDWGWLPAATADRRAAAEDVLLVVSELVTNACLHADGPEELRVSLQAKVLRLEVEDRSAGEPAPRTPHRAGRPGGHGMFIVQRLCLDWGVVKAPTGPGKTVWAELAAPA; from the coding sequence ATGGGTGCCGCCCAGCAGCAACCGCCGAGCGGCCTCGGCCCCGAGCCGGACCGCCCTGGCACCCCCTCCGTACAGCGCGTGGCCCCTGACGGCGCGTCCGAAGGGCGGCGGTCGCACCACGAGACGCGCCGTCTCCCGCTGGACGGCGCGAGCGGCATCGTCCCGCTCGCCCGCGACTTCACCCGCCAGGCGCTCTACGACTGGGGCTGGCTCCCCGCCGCCACCGCCGACCGCCGTGCCGCCGCCGAGGACGTCCTGCTGGTCGTCTCCGAACTCGTCACCAACGCCTGCCTCCACGCCGACGGCCCCGAGGAACTGCGGGTCTCCCTGCAGGCGAAGGTGCTGCGCCTGGAGGTCGAGGACCGCAGCGCCGGAGAGCCCGCTCCGCGCACCCCCCACCGCGCGGGCCGGCCCGGCGGGCACGGCATGTTCATCGTGCAGCGCCTCTGCCTCGACTGGGGGGTCGTGAAGGCCCCCACGGGGCCGGGGAAGACCGTCTGGGCGGAGCTGGCCGCGCCGGCGTGA
- a CDS encoding peptide MFS transporter — protein sequence MASSLTKDPASEPAGKTFFGHPRGMATLFMTELWERFSWYGMRAILVLYLVHGVLDGPLEGREALAASIYGVYNAVVYMAAMPGGWVADRLWGARKAVLVGGVIIALGHYTLAVPGDVAFFLGLGLIAIGTGLLKPNISAMVGGLYEGQPGARRDAGFTLFYMSINVGAMIAPLVVGYLGENVNWHLGFGVAGVGMTLAVVQYVLGGKYLGEVGKQPATPATPEEKRSVLRKAGLWTAVAVAALLADVLLGTFDIEHIVNVLAIAGIVVPIVYFLAIFRNPALGSDDRPKIKAFVWFFATAVLFWVIYDQSGSLLTLFADSKTDRVIGGWEFPASWYQSVNPTMVIVLAPIFATVWVRLAQRNREPGTPMKFALAMLLIGGSFAIMGLAGAAAAASETGKVTVFWLLSVYLVQTLGEMCLSPVGLSLSTKLAPKLFIGQIMGLWFLATATGNALNGWVTKLNGVLGDAVYYTMWAVIAAAAGVTFMIASKKITKLMGDVK from the coding sequence ATGGCGTCCAGCCTGACGAAGGACCCGGCGAGCGAACCCGCCGGGAAGACCTTCTTCGGCCACCCCCGCGGTATGGCCACGCTCTTCATGACGGAGTTGTGGGAGCGCTTCTCCTGGTACGGAATGCGCGCCATTCTCGTGCTGTACCTGGTGCACGGCGTCCTCGACGGGCCGCTGGAGGGCCGCGAGGCGCTCGCCGCCTCCATCTACGGCGTCTACAACGCGGTCGTCTACATGGCGGCCATGCCCGGCGGCTGGGTCGCCGACCGCCTGTGGGGCGCCCGCAAGGCCGTCCTCGTCGGCGGCGTGATCATCGCCCTGGGCCACTACACGCTGGCCGTCCCCGGCGACGTGGCCTTCTTCCTGGGCCTGGGCCTGATCGCGATCGGCACCGGCCTGCTCAAGCCGAACATCTCCGCGATGGTCGGCGGCCTCTACGAGGGCCAGCCCGGCGCCCGCCGCGACGCCGGCTTCACGCTCTTCTACATGTCGATCAATGTCGGCGCGATGATCGCGCCGCTGGTCGTCGGCTACCTCGGCGAGAACGTCAACTGGCACCTGGGCTTCGGCGTCGCCGGTGTCGGCATGACGCTGGCCGTCGTCCAGTACGTGCTGGGCGGCAAGTACCTCGGCGAGGTCGGCAAGCAGCCCGCCACCCCGGCCACGCCGGAGGAGAAGCGCTCCGTGCTGCGCAAGGCCGGCCTGTGGACGGCCGTCGCCGTCGCCGCGCTGCTCGCCGACGTCCTGCTCGGCACGTTCGACATCGAGCACATCGTCAACGTCCTGGCGATCGCGGGCATCGTCGTGCCGATCGTCTACTTCCTGGCGATCTTCCGGAACCCGGCGCTGGGGAGCGACGACCGCCCGAAGATCAAGGCGTTCGTGTGGTTCTTCGCCACGGCCGTGCTGTTCTGGGTCATCTACGACCAGTCCGGTTCGCTGCTGACGCTCTTCGCCGACAGCAAGACGGACCGCGTCATCGGCGGCTGGGAGTTCCCGGCCTCCTGGTACCAGTCCGTCAACCCGACCATGGTCATCGTCCTGGCCCCGATCTTCGCCACGGTGTGGGTGCGGCTCGCCCAGCGCAACCGCGAGCCCGGCACCCCGATGAAGTTCGCGCTGGCGATGCTGCTCATCGGCGGCTCCTTCGCGATCATGGGCCTGGCCGGCGCCGCCGCGGCGGCCAGCGAGACCGGCAAGGTCACGGTCTTCTGGCTGCTGAGCGTCTACCTGGTCCAGACCCTCGGCGAGATGTGCCTCTCCCCGGTGGGCCTGTCCCTGTCGACGAAGCTGGCGCCGAAGCTGTTCATCGGCCAGATCATGGGCCTGTGGTTCCTGGCCACCGCGACGGGCAACGCCCTGAACGGCTGGGTGACCAAGCTCAACGGCGTGCTGGGCGACGCCGTGTACTACACGATGTGGGCGGTCATCGCCGCCGCCGCGGGCGTCACGTTCATGATCGCGTCGAAGAAGATCACCAAGCTGATGGGCGACGTGAAGTAA